The window GTGACTCTTGTGGTAGCAGATATCATTGTGCTGCTATGCACAATAACACTAACAGACCCGTACAGGCGTATGGCGGGGAGAGATCGAGCTATGACAGAACATCATTGCCGCATCCTAATACTAACACAGATCCCGTTTCACAGGTTAACGCTGTGTGCACAGAAGTCTGTGGCAATTTCAAAGGCAAGTCATGTGCTAAAATTGTGCTCATCAGTATTCATCACAAGCACAGTCAACATCCACCACTTAGTGTGTACGCCATACTTGATGAACAAAGCAACAAGTCTCTGGCTAAACCTgaactgtttgaaatttttgatccGAACACAGCATGTGAATCATACAAACTGTCTACCTGTAGTGGTTCCTCTATAGTCAGTGGTAGAAGGTCTCATGGATTTGTTATCAGCTCATTGGACGGACAAACAACATTTGATTTACCTACGTTGATCGAGTGTGATGCTATCCCTAATAACCGACATGAGATACCAACTCGTGAAGTTGCCATTTATCACCCCCATCTCTCAAAGATAGCGGACTTGATCCCACCCATAGATGATTCGGCAAACATATTACTACTTATAGGCAGGGATCTTTTAAGAGCACACCACGTTCTTGACCAGATAAGAGGTACTTCCTCTCAACCTTATGCTCAACAACTACCATTGGGATGGGTAATTATCGGAGAAGCATGCCTAGATGGAATGCATACACCATCATCTATTGATGTTATGAAAACTATGATATGTTCTCAATCTGAAGAAACCCCTGTTGGTTTTTTTATACCTTGTGATCAGAAAATACATATTTCAGAGTGTGTGGAGAACAATTCAATATTCAAACACACAAGTGAGGACAATCGACCATCGTTGTCAGTCGAAGATCGAGCTTTCCTGAAAATAATGGATAATGGTATGAAAAAGGATTCATCGGGACATTGGACTGCTCCCTTACCTTTCAAAGAACCACGCCCTGCTCTCCCTACTAATCGACAACAAGCGATGGATCGAGCTCTTAGTCTGGATAGGAGCCTTCAAAGGAACCCTACGAAGATGATGCACTTTCATGAATTTATGAAGAATTTGTTTGAAACTGGTCATGTGGAGCAAGCACCACCCTTGACCCCTGAAACTGAATGTTGGTATTTCCCTCTGTTCGGGGTATACCACCCACAGAAGAAAGATAAAATCAGAGGAGTATTTGACTCGTCGGCAAAGTGTGATGGACTGTCCCTTAATGATGTACTATTAAGTGGACCTGATTTGATGAATAACCTGTATGGAGTTTTGCTGCGGTTTCGTCGAGAATCTATTGCAATTATGGCTGACATTGAgcaaatgttttattgttttatggtTGATGCAGATCACAGGAGATATTTGAGATTCATCTGACACAAGgacaatgattttgaaaaacCCCTAGTTGACTACCAGATGAAAGTACATGTTTTTGGAAACAGTCCCTCCCCTGCAGTGGCGACTTACGGCTTAAGAAAAACAGCTGACATTGCGGAAGAAAAGTATGGCAAAGATATGAAgaaatttgttcattttaacttttatgtAGATGACGCACTGTCTTCACATGCAACCACAGAAGAAGCAGTATCGTTACTTCAACGGACAAAGAGGGCTCTGGAGGAACACGGTCACCTACGTCTTCACAAGATAACCTCCAACTCCAAGGAAGTACTAGCTGCATTTGATCATCAAGATCTAGCTAAAGACCTGAAGAATTCGGAATTCTTGGCTGATGATCTTCCAACACAAAGAAGTCTGGGCGTTTGCTGGAATCTTCAAGAGGACTTCTTTACCTTTAAAGTAAACATAGGAGAGAAACCCTTCACTAGACGTGGTGTCCTCTCTTCTATCAATAGTCTGTTTGATCCTCTTGGATTTGTAGCCCCAGTGACAATTGCAGGAAAAGCAATTCTCAGAGAGGCCATGACCAGTGGTTTGGATTGGGATGAGCCATTGCCGCCTGATTTTATCCAAAGATGGAATGCATGGAGGTCATCATTGTCAGGTCTTGAAATGCTTTGTGTACCGCGTACTTATGGAGGAGTACCGATAAGCCAAGCACATAGTACAGAACTTCTGGTTTTCTCTGACGCGTCTACAATGGCTATTGCTGCAGTCGCTTATGTGAAACTGGGTTACGGAACAGAACAACGACTTGGATTCATTATGGGAAAAACCAAGCTAGCCCCAAAGCATGGACACACCATACCGCGGCTGGAACTCTGTGCAGCTGTTTTAGCTGTTGAACTGTATGATCTTATTACTAGAGAAATGGACATTAAATTTGACAATGTTTCCTTTTTTACTGACAGTAGAGTTGTCATAGGTTACATTAAAAATGAGTCAAAACGATTCTTCACGTATGTAGCAAACCGTGTGGATAAGATTCGCAGACTAAGTGAACCTGAAGACTGGCACTACATTTCCACAAAGTTGAATCCAGCTGATGAAGGCACTCGCTCAGTGCAAGTGAAAGACTTGCAGAATAGCTTATGGTTAAATGGACCACCTGTAACGCATGAATTGTGGAACAATGATCAGGAACCACAACTATGTGGAGAAGAATTTGATGATGATTCAGAAGTCAAATCTTGCAAGATGGAAGTGCAACCATGCTGCAATTTAGGGTCGCATCGTTTTGAGAAATTCTCAACCTGGAGTAAACTCACTCAGGCAATATTGCTGATTCAGAAAGTTGTTAGATGGAACTTACTACACAAACGTAGAAATGGAGAGGACAAAAATCCACTTACCTTGAGAGCTGCTGAACTTCTGATCATTCACGTCATTCAACATGAGGCTTTCCTGGATGAGATTATCGCCTTAAAATCTGGACAGACTGTGCTTAAAACGAGTCCCATTTATGACCTCGACCCTTACCTTGACGACACTGGATTATTGAGAATTGGAGGAAGACTTCGCCGTTCGAACCTGACCACCCAGGAAAAGAATCCAATCATTATTCCCAAGAAGAGTCATGTTGCAACTCTGCTCATAGATCATTTTCACAAAGAAGTAAAACATCAGGGTCGTTTGTTCACAGAGGGTGCAATACGTAGTGCGGGGTATTGGATCATCGGGTGTCGTCGTCAAGTGAACTCTTACTTGCAAAGGTGTGTGATCTGTAAGAAACTTAGAGGAAAACA is drawn from Crassostrea angulata isolate pt1a10 chromosome 5, ASM2561291v2, whole genome shotgun sequence and contains these coding sequences:
- the LOC128183814 gene encoding uncharacterized protein LOC128183814; the protein is MKVHVFGNSPSPAVATYGLRKTADIAEEKYGKDMKKFVHFNFYVDDALSSHATTEEAVSLLQRTKRALEEHGHLRLHKITSNSKEVLAAFDHQDLAKDLKNSEFLADDLPTQRSLGVCWNLQEDFFTFKVNIGEKPFTRRGVLSSINSLFDPLGFVAPVTIAGKAILREAMTSGLDWDEPLPPDFIQRWNAWRSSLSGLEMLCVPRTYGGVPISQAHSTELLVFSDASTMAIAAVAYVKLGYGTEQRLGFIMGKTKLAPKHGHTIPRLELCAAVLAVELYDLITREMDIKFDNVSFFTDSRVVIGYIKNESKRFFTYVANRVDKIRRLSEPEDWHYISTKLNPADEGTRSVQVKDLQNSLWLNGPPVTHELWNNDQEPQLCGEEFDDDSEVKSCKMEVQPCCNLGSHRFEKFSTWSKLTQAILLIQKVVRWNLLHKRRNGEDKNPLTLRAAELLIIHVIQHEAFLDEIIALKSGQTVLKTSPIYDLDPYLDDTGLLRIGGRLRRSNLTTQEKNPIIIPKKSHVATLLIDHFHKEVKHQGRLFTEGAIRSAGYWIIGCRRQVNSYLQRCVICKKLRGKQQQPKMADLAEVRLQPAPPFSFVGTVEPTLLEL